A genomic region of Persephonella marina EX-H1 contains the following coding sequences:
- a CDS encoding chemotaxis protein CheW, whose amino-acid sequence MKDLEVLGVKEIEKSASYEERLITFRLNQELIGVNIQDVIKITKDIEITPVPKTKDYILGVMNLRGNIIPVVTLKKKFNLPEKSEEDSKKTIVVVETELGHIGILVDKVEGAININPDEIQPAPMNAIGIDPEFIDGVIMISGEKEKELLTLLNIKKIFKKENL is encoded by the coding sequence ATGAAAGACCTTGAAGTTTTAGGTGTTAAAGAGATAGAGAAGAGTGCATCTTATGAAGAAAGATTGATAACCTTCAGACTCAATCAGGAACTTATAGGGGTCAACATTCAGGATGTTATTAAGATAACAAAGGATATAGAAATAACGCCAGTTCCAAAAACAAAAGATTATATCTTAGGTGTGATGAACCTTAGAGGAAATATAATCCCGGTTGTAACACTTAAAAAGAAGTTCAATCTTCCTGAGAAAAGTGAAGAAGACAGCAAAAAAACTATTGTTGTTGTTGAAACTGAACTTGGACATATAGGAATTCTTGTTGACAAGGTAGAAGGGGCGATAAATATAAATCCGGATGAAATACAACCTGCTCCCATGAACGCAATAGGTATAGACCCTGAATTTATAGACGGTGTGATAATGATCTCAGGTGAGAAAGAGAAAGAGCTTTTAACACTTTTAAACATAAAAAAGATATTTAAAAAGGAAAATCTATGA